TGGTTTGGTAAAGCCTCAGCCGGGTCGGGTGATCGTCTCTTCGATCGAGCATCCCAGCGTCTCGGCCGCAGCCGATTTGCTGCGACTTCGCGGTTATGACGTGCAGACAATCGCCGCTTTAGGTACCGGTGTCGTCGATGTCGAGCACTTCCGCGAACTGCTCACGCCCCAAACGCAACTGGTCAGCGTAATGCTGGCCAACAATGAGACCGGCGTTCTGCAACCAATCGTCGAAATTGCCGCGATCTGCCGGGAAATGGGGGTGATAATCCATACCGATGCCGTCCAGGCGGTAGGAAAAATGCCGGTCAACTTTCACGCACTGCAAGTCGACGCGATGACGATCACCGCACATAAATTGCATGGCCCGCGTGGGGTGGGTGGGTTGGTCCTACGCCATGGGGTGCAGCTTTCGCCGCAATTGCATGGAGGAGGGCAACAATTAGCGAAGCGCCCCGGCACCGAAGCGGCCGAACTGGCGATCGGGATGGCGAAAGCACTGCGGATCTCGATTGAAGCAGCGCCGCAGTACCAAGCGTTGGTTGGACTACGCATAGAGCTGGAAACCGAACTGCGCCAGATCGATCCAACCTGCGTCATCCATGGCGCCAAATCCGAGCGGCTGCCGCATACGATCAGCGTCTCCTTTCCCGGGATCGATCGCCAGGCGTTGGTGATGGCGCTCGATATGGCCGGAGTCGGTATTTCGACCGGTTCGGCATGTGCCAGCGGGTCCAGCGAGCGGTCACCGGTGCTGATCGCGATGGGGCTAGAAAACGAGCAAATCGAGAGCGCGGTGCGAATAAGTTTGGGCCGCGACACGACCCGCGACGAAGTACTGGAAGCGCTGCGTCGTATCTCTAAGTGTATCAATGATTTGCGTCGATAGAATT
The nucleotide sequence above comes from Blastopirellula sp. J2-11. Encoded proteins:
- a CDS encoding cysteine desulfurase family protein — its product is MTSADPIYLDNNATTRLAPEVAQLLAEAFSHGYVNSSSQHALGRRSRAVLERAKEEVLADLGAKTAGFTSDEFLLTSGGTESNNLAIFGLVKPQPGRVIVSSIEHPSVSAAADLLRLRGYDVQTIAALGTGVVDVEHFRELLTPQTQLVSVMLANNETGVLQPIVEIAAICREMGVIIHTDAVQAVGKMPVNFHALQVDAMTITAHKLHGPRGVGGLVLRHGVQLSPQLHGGGQQLAKRPGTEAAELAIGMAKALRISIEAAPQYQALVGLRIELETELRQIDPTCVIHGAKSERLPHTISVSFPGIDRQALVMALDMAGVGISTGSACASGSSERSPVLIAMGLENEQIESAVRISLGRDTTRDEVLEALRRISKCINDLRR